One Proteiniborus ethanoligenes genomic region harbors:
- a CDS encoding ATP-binding cassette domain-containing protein → MIKVKNLSKKYKEVEAVKGISFEVERGTVFGLLGENGAGKTTTLRMLATMIKPTSGTALIDGLDLVSQPDDVRGKIGILFGGDTGLYDRLTARENIEYFGLLNGMSKEYISRRTNDLAKKLDMEEYIDRRVGKFSKGMKQKVSIARSIVHDPNIMLLDEPTSGLDVTSVRIVHDFILDQKKEGKTIIFSSHSMNEVEKLCDVIGIINKGNLIEISTLDGLKNKYNSHNFEDIFVSLVGEKNGY, encoded by the coding sequence TTGATAAAAGTAAAAAATCTAAGCAAAAAATACAAAGAGGTAGAAGCTGTTAAAGGAATATCTTTTGAAGTAGAGAGAGGAACTGTTTTTGGATTGCTTGGCGAAAATGGTGCAGGAAAGACTACTACACTAAGAATGCTAGCAACTATGATAAAGCCAACATCAGGTACAGCCTTAATAGATGGCTTAGACTTAGTAAGTCAACCTGATGATGTGAGGGGGAAAATAGGAATATTGTTTGGTGGAGATACTGGACTTTATGATAGGCTAACAGCTAGAGAAAATATTGAATATTTTGGACTACTTAATGGTATGAGCAAGGAGTATATCTCAAGGAGAACAAATGACTTGGCTAAAAAACTAGACATGGAAGAATATATAGATAGAAGAGTTGGTAAATTTTCCAAAGGAATGAAGCAAAAAGTATCTATTGCTAGGAGTATAGTACATGACCCAAATATAATGCTATTGGATGAGCCTACTTCTGGATTAGACGTCACATCGGTAAGAATAGTACACGATTTTATATTAGACCAAAAAAAGGAAGGGAAAACAATTATTTTTTCAAGTCACTCCATGAATGAAGTGGAGAAGCTGTGCGATGTAATAGGGATAATAAACAAGGGTAATCTAATAGAGATATCTACTTTAGATGGATTAAAGAATAAATATAATAGCCATAATTTTGAGGATATATTTGTAAGCTTGGTAGGTGAAAAAAATGGATATTAA
- the ndk gene encoding nucleoside-diphosphate kinase, which translates to MERTLVIVKPDGIKRGLIGEVISRYERKGLKIVECRMIEADKATLEKHYIEHREKPFYEELVSYMMGGSIMVMIVEGNNAIKLVRNINGKTNPVDAEPGTIRGDFANTMTENIVHASDSVEAAEREISIWF; encoded by the coding sequence ATGGAAAGAACATTGGTTATTGTAAAACCAGATGGGATTAAAAGAGGATTAATAGGTGAGGTAATAAGCAGATATGAAAGAAAAGGCTTAAAGATTGTAGAGTGCAGAATGATAGAAGCAGACAAGGCTACACTTGAAAAGCATTACATAGAGCATAGAGAAAAGCCTTTTTATGAAGAATTGGTTTCTTACATGATGGGTGGAAGTATTATGGTTATGATAGTAGAAGGAAATAATGCAATAAAATTAGTTAGAAATATTAATGGAAAAACTAATCCTGTAGACGCAGAGCCAGGAACTATTAGAGGAGATTTTGCCAATACAATGACTGAAAATATAGTTCATGCATCAGACTCAGTAGAAGCTGCAGAAAGAGAAATATCAATCTGGTTTTAA
- a CDS encoding CarD family transcriptional regulator, whose amino-acid sequence MFDIGDKIVYPMHGAGIIIAIEEKEILGKKRKYYIMKMPMGDMKVMVPIDNIEDIGIREVINHEEIEQVLAVLADDKTKMPQNWNRRYRANMDKIKSGDIYEIAGVVRNLIIRDREKGLSTGERKMLNNAKQMLVSEIVLAKNMEQVEAEDLIENIVK is encoded by the coding sequence ATGTTTGATATAGGAGATAAGATAGTTTATCCGATGCATGGGGCGGGAATAATAATTGCAATAGAAGAAAAAGAAATACTAGGTAAAAAGAGAAAATATTATATAATGAAAATGCCGATGGGAGACATGAAGGTAATGGTTCCTATTGACAACATTGAAGATATTGGAATTCGGGAAGTGATAAATCATGAGGAGATTGAACAGGTTCTTGCAGTATTAGCTGATGACAAGACTAAAATGCCGCAAAATTGGAATAGAAGATATAGAGCTAACATGGATAAAATAAAAAGCGGAGACATTTATGAGATAGCAGGTGTAGTAAGAAACCTTATCATCAGAGATAGAGAAAAGGGTTTATCTACAGGAGAGAGAAAAATGCTCAATAATGCGAAGCAAATGCTAGTTAGCGAAATAGTACTTGCAAAAAACATGGAACAAGTTGAAGCCGAAGACCTAATTGAAAATATTGTAAAGTAG
- the radA gene encoding DNA repair protein RadA, with protein sequence MAKLKIKYICQDCGYETPKWFGKCPSCEGWNTFVEEVTDRTTKVSNAIVDAKVEKVVDIKTNEEYRITTGLQELDRVLGGGLVKGSLTLVGGDPGIGKSTLLIQVANNISSQGLKVLYVSAEESAKQIKLRSDRLSVQAQELYLLSETNMDIVTSAIDNLSPDLLVIDSIQTVYSPSLESAPGSVSQVRETTSLLMRLAKTRDMATFIVGHVTKEGSIAGPRVLEHMVDAVLYFEGERHHTYRILRGVKNRFGSTNELGIFEMRDIGLVQVENPSEMLLAGRPLNTAGTIVVPSMEGTRPMLVEVQALVSHTAFGMPRRVATGIDYNRVVLMLAVLEKKAGLEMQSYDAYINIVGGIQIKEPAMDLGIVCALASSFKDVAIDSNTIAIGEVGLTGELRTVSFIEKRLKEASKMGFKTAVIPKSNLKGLDNIENINIIGVTNIIQALDIVLAR encoded by the coding sequence ATGGCTAAGTTAAAGATAAAATACATATGTCAAGATTGTGGCTATGAAACTCCTAAATGGTTTGGTAAATGCCCTTCATGTGAAGGCTGGAATACTTTTGTTGAAGAGGTTACAGATAGAACAACAAAAGTATCTAATGCCATTGTAGATGCTAAAGTAGAAAAAGTTGTTGATATCAAAACTAATGAGGAATATAGAATAACAACAGGACTTCAAGAGCTAGATAGGGTTTTGGGCGGTGGCTTAGTTAAAGGCTCTCTTACCCTAGTAGGAGGAGATCCTGGAATAGGCAAATCAACGCTGCTAATACAAGTAGCAAATAATATTTCTAGCCAAGGACTTAAAGTATTATATGTATCAGCAGAGGAATCTGCAAAGCAAATTAAGCTAAGATCAGATAGACTTAGTGTTCAAGCACAGGAGCTATATCTCTTATCAGAAACAAATATGGATATTGTAACTAGTGCAATTGATAACTTGAGTCCTGATTTGCTAGTAATAGATTCAATTCAAACTGTTTATAGTCCAAGCTTGGAGTCTGCTCCTGGAAGTGTAAGTCAAGTAAGGGAAACCACATCCCTTTTAATGAGGTTAGCCAAAACTAGGGATATGGCCACATTTATAGTAGGCCATGTGACTAAGGAAGGCTCTATAGCAGGTCCAAGGGTTCTGGAGCATATGGTGGATGCTGTACTATATTTTGAAGGAGAAAGACATCATACATATAGGATTTTAAGAGGAGTAAAAAATAGATTTGGCTCCACAAATGAATTAGGAATATTTGAAATGAGGGACATAGGACTTGTTCAAGTCGAGAATCCTTCAGAAATGCTCTTAGCAGGTAGACCCTTAAATACTGCAGGAACCATAGTTGTACCAAGCATGGAAGGAACAAGACCTATGCTAGTAGAGGTTCAAGCCTTAGTAAGTCATACTGCCTTTGGTATGCCAAGACGAGTGGCTACAGGCATTGACTATAACAGAGTAGTTCTTATGCTTGCAGTATTAGAAAAAAAAGCAGGATTAGAAATGCAAAGCTATGATGCTTATATAAACATAGTAGGTGGAATTCAAATCAAAGAGCCTGCAATGGATTTAGGTATAGTATGCGCATTAGCATCTAGCTTTAAGGATGTTGCAATAGACTCTAATACCATAGCTATAGGGGAAGTAGGCTTAACAGGTGAATTAAGAACTGTAAGCTTTATAGAAAAAAGGCTTAAAGAGGCTAGCAAGATGGGCTTTAAAACCGCAGTTATACCAAAATCTAATCTTAAGGGGTTAGACAATATAGAGAATATAAATATTATTGGAGTTACAAATATAATTCAGGCATTAGACATAGTCTTAGCAAGATAG
- a CDS encoding DUF1573 domain-containing protein, which translates to MDNSNICDNFQSKVSNVLIRHKSILDIITKLEESNSKVNRAVVKSATSCGCISINASRQDYSKDSLIEIKDSLKSHIEGELCENCKEKIEEEIGKHMFYIASLCNNFNLSLEEIVLKEIDTIKTLGIYNLL; encoded by the coding sequence ATGGATAATAGTAATATTTGCGATAATTTTCAAAGCAAAGTTTCTAATGTTTTAATAAGGCATAAGAGTATTTTAGATATAATAACTAAGCTAGAAGAATCAAACTCTAAGGTTAATAGGGCTGTTGTTAAATCTGCAACCTCTTGCGGATGTATTTCCATAAATGCTTCTAGGCAGGACTATAGTAAAGATTCTTTGATAGAAATAAAGGATTCTTTGAAAAGTCATATAGAGGGAGAGCTTTGTGAAAACTGTAAAGAGAAAATAGAAGAAGAAATTGGTAAACATATGTTTTACATAGCCTCACTGTGCAATAACTTTAATCTGAGCTTAGAAGAAATAGTCTTAAAGGAAATAGATACAATAAAAACATTAGGTATTTATAACTTATTATAA
- the ispF gene encoding 2-C-methyl-D-erythritol 2,4-cyclodiphosphate synthase encodes MKIGIGYDVHKLVENRKLIIGGIHIPHERGLLGHSDADVLVHAIMDSILGALALGDIGKHFPDTDNSYKDIDSMLLLAKTYNLMVECGYEIGNVDCVIAAQRPKLAPYIDSMRENMARVLNTDKSNINIKATTTEKLGFEGREEGISTQVVCLLKNRD; translated from the coding sequence TTGAAAATAGGTATTGGCTATGATGTGCATAAGCTAGTAGAGAACAGGAAGTTAATAATAGGTGGTATCCATATACCTCATGAAAGAGGACTATTAGGTCATTCTGATGCAGATGTTCTAGTTCATGCGATAATGGATAGCATATTAGGTGCTCTAGCATTAGGGGACATAGGTAAGCACTTCCCTGATACAGACAATTCATACAAGGATATAGATAGTATGCTATTGCTTGCAAAAACATATAACTTAATGGTAGAATGTGGTTATGAAATAGGGAATGTTGATTGCGTAATAGCTGCTCAAAGGCCTAAGCTAGCACCTTATATAGATAGTATGAGAGAAAACATGGCTAGGGTACTAAATACAGATAAAAGCAACATAAACATAAAAGCTACAACTACTGAAAAGCTAGGGTTTGAAGGCAGGGAAGAAGGCATATCAACACAGGTTGTTTGTCTACTAAAGAATAGAGATTAA
- the ispD gene encoding 2-C-methyl-D-erythritol 4-phosphate cytidylyltransferase has product MSYNGRYISVVIAASGMGKRMNADINKQYILLKGKPILAYTIEKFEKNEYIDEIIIVAREEEKQYCLEEVVKKYNFSKVINIVSGGDERQDSVYEGLKAVNKSCSIVLIHDGVRPFIRDVDILNSIDAAIKYGSSVIGTRVKDTIKIVDRNNHIVDTPDRRILWAVQTPQTFSYELILKAYKHAKDEGFIGTDDSMLVERLGHKVKIIEGSYANIKITTPEDLKLAELLL; this is encoded by the coding sequence ATGTCTTATAATGGCAGATACATATCTGTAGTAATAGCTGCATCTGGAATGGGAAAAAGAATGAATGCTGATATTAATAAGCAGTATATTCTTCTAAAAGGAAAGCCTATATTGGCATATACAATAGAAAAATTTGAAAAAAATGAATATATAGATGAAATAATAATAGTAGCAAGAGAAGAAGAGAAACAGTATTGTTTAGAGGAAGTAGTTAAAAAATACAATTTTAGTAAAGTAATCAATATTGTAAGTGGAGGTGATGAAAGGCAGGATTCTGTATATGAAGGACTTAAGGCGGTAAATAAATCCTGTAGTATAGTCCTCATCCACGATGGTGTAAGACCTTTTATAAGAGATGTCGATATTCTAAATAGCATTGATGCAGCTATAAAATATGGTTCATCTGTAATAGGAACACGAGTAAAAGACACAATAAAGATTGTAGACAGGAATAACCATATAGTAGATACTCCAGACCGTAGAATCTTATGGGCTGTTCAGACGCCGCAGACATTTTCATATGAATTGATTTTAAAGGCTTATAAACACGCAAAAGATGAGGGTTTCATTGGTACTGATGATAGTATGCTAGTTGAAAGACTAGGACATAAAGTAAAAATTATAGAGGGCTCCTATGCAAATATAAAAATTACTACACCTGAGGATTTAAAGCTTGCAGAGCTATTGCTGTAA
- a CDS encoding PIN/TRAM domain-containing protein, whose product MVNKSKLANRIIRFFLTVLGISLGIGIMALLEAVGLLEFLEGLGIKPYSYAGLGLVFGIIFFILSPKITKIGKKIIGTVEGEIQKIPASDIILGVVGLVLGLLIANLLSPLFRMIPYVGPVLSIMFYILAGYFGVAVPTRKKDDFTSALSSLKRSGSKEKGNKTTNQVLPKILDTSVIIDGRIADICKTGFVEGPLVIPEFVLDELQKIADSSDSLKRNRGRRGLDILNKIQKELDIEVMIHEKDFEDVQEVDTKLLKLAQFIKGKVVTNDYNLNKVAEFHGVDVLNINELANAIKPVVLPGEEMVVQVIKDGKESGQGVAYLDDGTMIVVDGGKKHIGDTIGVMVTSVLQTAAGRMIFAKPKSMTDKAV is encoded by the coding sequence ATGGTTAACAAATCAAAATTAGCAAATAGAATAATTAGATTCTTTTTAACAGTTTTAGGTATATCCCTTGGTATAGGTATAATGGCACTCTTAGAAGCTGTAGGGCTGCTTGAATTCTTAGAAGGTTTAGGAATAAAGCCATATAGCTATGCAGGATTAGGTTTAGTCTTTGGTATTATATTTTTTATTCTTTCTCCTAAAATAACAAAAATTGGCAAAAAAATAATCGGTACTGTAGAAGGTGAGATACAAAAGATACCAGCCTCTGATATAATTCTTGGAGTAGTAGGTTTGGTACTTGGCCTTTTAATCGCTAATCTTTTAAGTCCCTTATTTCGTATGATTCCTTATGTTGGACCTGTATTATCAATAATGTTTTATATTTTAGCTGGATATTTTGGTGTAGCTGTACCTACTAGGAAAAAAGATGATTTTACTAGTGCATTAAGCTCTCTAAAAAGAAGTGGATCTAAGGAAAAGGGAAATAAGACGACAAATCAAGTATTGCCTAAAATATTAGATACCAGTGTTATAATCGATGGAAGAATTGCAGATATTTGCAAAACAGGCTTTGTAGAAGGCCCTTTAGTAATACCTGAATTTGTACTGGATGAACTCCAAAAAATTGCTGATTCATCAGATTCTCTTAAAAGAAACAGAGGTCGTAGAGGATTAGATATTCTCAATAAAATACAAAAAGAATTAGATATAGAAGTCATGATTCATGAAAAGGACTTTGAAGACGTTCAAGAAGTAGATACAAAATTATTAAAGCTTGCACAGTTTATCAAAGGAAAAGTTGTTACTAATGACTACAATCTTAATAAGGTAGCAGAATTTCACGGAGTTGATGTATTAAATATAAACGAACTGGCAAACGCTATAAAGCCAGTAGTGCTTCCTGGTGAAGAAATGGTGGTTCAAGTAATAAAGGATGGTAAAGAATCAGGTCAAGGAGTAGCATACTTAGATGATGGCACTATGATAGTGGTAGATGGTGGTAAAAAACATATTGGAGATACAATAGGAGTAATGGTTACTAGTGTTTTACAAACTGCTGCAGGCAGAATGATATTTGCAAAGCCGAAATCAATGACTGATAAAGCGGTATAA
- a CDS encoding protein arginine kinase, with product MINWLEGEGAEKDIVLSTRIRLARNIDGIRLPHLMTEDEAKEVIDIVKDAIINNDNSFRIIEINKLSPLERNVFVETHLISPGLLEKPKLSAFFLKQDEKITIMVNEEDHIRIQVLLPGLNLEEGWKLGNEIDDLLESKTRYAFDEDFGFLTCCPTNVGTGLRASVMVHLPALVLTGYINQILQAVNQIGLTVRGLYGEGSSALGNLFQISNQTTLGESEEETIQKLRSIVLQIISKERYAMLSLLNNRKTEIEDKVYRSLGILQNSRIMSSKESMELLSNVRMGVNMNIIKNVSLNTINNLMIEIQPASVQNQHHEDLTVAERDIKRSEIIREKIKM from the coding sequence ATGATTAATTGGTTGGAGGGTGAAGGTGCTGAAAAGGATATTGTATTAAGCACTAGAATAAGGCTTGCAAGAAATATAGATGGCATAAGACTACCACACTTAATGACAGAGGATGAGGCAAAAGAAGTAATAGATATAGTCAAAGATGCAATTATAAATAATGATAATAGTTTTAGAATAATTGAAATAAACAAGCTTTCTCCCTTAGAGAGGAATGTTTTTGTTGAAACCCACCTAATTAGCCCAGGCTTATTAGAAAAGCCTAAGTTAAGTGCATTTTTTCTAAAACAAGATGAAAAAATTACAATAATGGTAAATGAAGAGGATCACATAAGAATACAGGTTCTTTTGCCTGGACTTAATCTTGAAGAGGGATGGAAGCTAGGTAATGAAATAGATGATTTACTAGAGTCTAAGACTAGGTATGCTTTTGATGAGGACTTTGGTTTCCTAACATGCTGCCCTACAAATGTAGGAACAGGTCTTAGGGCATCAGTTATGGTGCATTTACCTGCACTTGTGCTGACAGGATATATAAATCAAATTCTTCAAGCAGTAAACCAAATTGGACTAACTGTTAGAGGTCTTTACGGAGAGGGAAGCAGTGCTTTAGGGAATCTTTTTCAAATATCTAATCAAACTACCCTAGGAGAGAGTGAAGAGGAAACAATACAGAAGCTTAGGAGTATAGTTCTTCAGATTATTTCCAAAGAAAGATACGCAATGCTAAGCTTACTGAATAATAGAAAAACCGAAATAGAAGATAAGGTTTATAGATCACTTGGAATATTGCAAAACTCAAGGATAATGTCTTCAAAAGAGAGTATGGAGTTATTATCTAACGTTAGAATGGGTGTGAATATGAACATAATAAAAAATGTAAGTCTAAATACTATAAATAATCTTATGATAGAAATACAGCCAGCAAGTGTGCAAAATCAACATCATGAAGATTTAACAGTTGCAGAAAGAGATATTAAGAGATCAGAAATAATTAGAGAAAAGATAAAGATGTAG
- a CDS encoding ABC transporter permease — protein MDIKYMMIVLKKELKDTFRDRKTIISSIIIPILIFPIMAFALGLGASEMINDEQKPIDIVLISNGEAKLEEYLKETGQINIMNTDDPDKALEELDIKAIVEIEKGFDERIESGTMGNIKIKYDQSSSKSDMATSRLVRLIESYSESITNERLKAIGVDLESLKAIAIESTSVSKDGGIGLMIFSMIFPMLITIYSAISGIAAATDLGAGEKERQTLEPLLTTKASRLSILGGKYLAVFIAGVIGTVASLIGFFIASVMNPDFLGTGIALPLSSILTIGLFCVGLNLVFSGIELTISFYARNFKEAQTYLAPLSIILLIPAYATMYLDGKAVPEVYFHIPIINTIAIIKEAIVLIVNPIHILIVLAWTVVYIVASLFLTVNMFKKESVIFRA, from the coding sequence ATGGATATTAAATATATGATGATTGTGCTTAAAAAAGAGCTGAAGGACACATTTAGGGATAGGAAAACAATTATTTCTAGCATCATAATACCTATACTCATATTCCCTATTATGGCATTTGCCTTAGGTTTAGGTGCTTCTGAAATGATAAATGATGAACAAAAGCCAATAGATATTGTACTGATAAGCAATGGCGAAGCAAAATTAGAAGAATATTTAAAAGAAACAGGTCAGATAAATATTATGAATACTGATGATCCAGACAAAGCCTTAGAAGAATTAGATATTAAGGCTATAGTTGAAATCGAAAAGGGATTTGATGAGAGAATAGAAAGCGGAACCATGGGCAATATTAAAATAAAATATGATCAATCTAGCTCAAAGTCAGACATGGCAACATCTAGACTTGTTAGGCTTATAGAAAGCTATTCTGAAAGCATAACAAATGAAAGGCTTAAAGCCATAGGCGTAGACTTGGAATCATTAAAAGCGATAGCTATTGAGAGTACATCTGTTTCTAAAGATGGTGGAATAGGGTTAATGATATTTTCAATGATATTTCCTATGTTGATTACAATATATTCTGCAATAAGTGGAATAGCAGCAGCTACCGATTTAGGTGCTGGTGAAAAAGAAAGACAAACACTAGAGCCTCTTCTAACTACTAAGGCAAGTAGATTATCTATCCTAGGCGGTAAGTACTTAGCAGTATTTATAGCTGGTGTCATAGGAACTGTTGCTTCTTTAATAGGCTTTTTTATAGCATCAGTAATGAATCCTGATTTTCTAGGGACAGGGATTGCTCTACCACTTAGCTCTATTTTAACCATAGGATTATTTTGCGTAGGTCTAAACTTAGTATTTAGTGGAATAGAGCTAACTATTAGCTTTTATGCAAGAAATTTTAAAGAAGCTCAAACATATTTAGCTCCTTTATCAATAATACTATTAATACCTGCATATGCTACAATGTATCTGGATGGAAAGGCTGTACCAGAAGTATACTTCCACATCCCAATAATAAATACAATAGCTATTATCAAGGAAGCTATTGTACTAATAGTAAATCCAATCCATATACTGATAGTTTTAGCTTGGACTGTAGTATATATAGTTGCATCCTTGTTTTTGACGGTGAACATGTTTAAGAAAGAATCGGTGATTTTTAGAGCATAG
- a CDS encoding ATP-dependent Clp protease ATP-binding subunit: protein MFGRFTERAQKAIFLAQEEAKNLRHNYVGTEHLLLGLISEKEGIAANVLINMGANLDTIRNYVINLIGYGEESGEIQGYTPRTKRVFELSFIEARDLGHNYIGTEHLLLGLIKESEGVAAVILKGMGMDLEKVRSEIINMLNNNRQSQSSSTSNKAGTPTLDKFGRDLTLLASEGKLDPVIGRDKEIERVIQVLSRRTKNNPCLIGEPGVGKTAVAEGLAQLINSGEIPEILKDKRVVTLDLASMVAGAKYRGEFEERLKKVMEEIKQAKNVILFIDEMHTIIGAGAAEGAIDASNILKPALARGELQAVGATTIDEYRKHIEKDTALERRFQPVMVEEPSIEDTIKILEGLRDKYEAHHRVKISDEAIKAAAELSARYITDRFLPDKAIDLIDEAASRVRIKTITAPPDLNLLESKLEELAQEKEAAISTQDYEKAAKIRDEEKNIKEELKAKQDGWKHQKQSASSEVGYDEIAYVVSIWTGIPVKKLTVEESEKLLNLEEILHKKVIGQEQAVAALSSAVRRARVGLKDPSKPIGTFIFVGPTGVGKTYLAKSLAESLFGDENAVIRIDMSEYMEKHSVSKLIGSPPGYVGYDEGGQLTEKVRRRPYSVILFDEIEKAHPDVFNILLQLLDDGRLTDSKGRVVDFKNTVVIMTSNVGATTLKKQKTLGFAAPTDADKAEYEKMKENITDELKRTFRPEFLNRIDEVIVFHPLNEEHIKKIVNIMIKDLEKRLERLNLHIDISESARDHIGKEGFDPSFGARPLERAIRKLIEDQLSEEMLKGNVSKNDVILIDYNGEKLTFNKQ from the coding sequence ATGTTTGGTAGATTTACTGAAAGAGCACAGAAGGCTATTTTTCTTGCTCAAGAAGAGGCTAAAAATCTAAGACATAATTATGTAGGCACAGAACATTTGCTATTAGGATTAATTAGCGAAAAGGAAGGAATAGCTGCAAATGTTCTTATAAATATGGGAGCTAATTTAGATACTATAAGAAACTATGTAATAAACTTAATTGGATATGGAGAAGAAAGTGGTGAAATACAAGGCTACACTCCAAGAACTAAAAGAGTATTCGAATTAAGCTTTATTGAAGCTAGGGACTTAGGGCATAATTATATAGGTACAGAGCATCTTCTTTTAGGTCTCATAAAGGAATCAGAGGGTGTAGCTGCAGTTATACTTAAAGGTATGGGTATGGACTTAGAAAAGGTAAGGTCAGAGATAATAAATATGCTCAATAATAATAGGCAAAGTCAAAGTAGTAGTACTAGCAATAAGGCAGGTACTCCAACCTTAGATAAGTTTGGTAGAGATTTAACTCTTTTAGCATCTGAGGGGAAGCTTGATCCAGTAATAGGAAGAGACAAAGAGATAGAAAGAGTAATACAGGTTTTAAGCAGAAGGACCAAGAATAATCCATGCTTAATAGGAGAGCCAGGAGTAGGTAAAACTGCAGTGGCTGAGGGATTAGCACAATTAATTAATAGTGGAGAGATACCTGAAATTTTAAAGGATAAAAGGGTGGTAACTCTGGATTTAGCATCAATGGTAGCGGGAGCAAAATACAGAGGGGAGTTTGAAGAGAGACTAAAAAAAGTAATGGAAGAAATAAAACAGGCTAAAAATGTTATTTTATTTATTGATGAAATGCATACAATAATTGGTGCTGGAGCAGCAGAAGGTGCTATTGATGCATCAAACATACTGAAACCTGCACTAGCAAGAGGAGAACTTCAGGCTGTAGGGGCAACTACTATTGATGAGTATAGAAAGCATATTGAAAAAGACACAGCATTAGAAAGAAGGTTTCAGCCTGTTATGGTAGAAGAGCCTTCAATTGAGGATACAATAAAAATACTAGAAGGATTAAGGGATAAGTATGAAGCTCACCATAGAGTAAAAATAAGTGATGAAGCAATAAAAGCGGCTGCAGAGCTTTCAGCTAGATATATTACTGATAGGTTTTTACCAGATAAGGCCATAGACCTTATTGATGAGGCTGCCTCAAGGGTTAGAATAAAGACTATAACAGCACCACCAGATTTAAATCTATTAGAATCAAAGCTAGAAGAGCTAGCTCAAGAAAAGGAAGCAGCTATTAGTACCCAAGACTATGAAAAGGCAGCAAAAATTCGGGATGAAGAAAAAAACATAAAAGAAGAGCTTAAGGCAAAGCAAGATGGTTGGAAGCATCAGAAGCAATCAGCATCAAGTGAAGTTGGCTATGATGAAATAGCATATGTAGTTTCTATTTGGACGGGTATACCTGTTAAAAAGCTAACTGTTGAAGAATCAGAAAAACTCCTTAATCTTGAAGAAATACTGCATAAGAAAGTAATAGGTCAGGAGCAGGCAGTAGCAGCTTTATCAAGTGCTGTTAGAAGAGCTAGAGTGGGGCTTAAGGATCCAAGCAAGCCTATAGGGACATTTATTTTTGTAGGACCTACAGGAGTAGGAAAAACTTATCTAGCAAAGTCCTTGGCTGAATCATTATTTGGTGATGAAAATGCAGTAATCAGAATTGACATGTCAGAGTATATGGAGAAGCATTCGGTTTCTAAGCTTATAGGTTCACCTCCTGGATATGTGGGATATGATGAGGGAGGGCAGCTTACAGAAAAGGTTAGAAGAAGACCTTATTCAGTCATATTATTTGATGAAATAGAAAAAGCACACCCAGACGTATTTAATATATTGCTACAGCTATTAGATGATGGAAGATTAACTGATTCTAAAGGTAGAGTAGTAGACTTTAAAAACACAGTAGTCATAATGACATCAAACGTAGGAGCTACAACCTTGAAGAAACAAAAAACCCTTGGTTTTGCCGCACCTACTGATGCAGATAAGGCTGAATATGAAAAAATGAAGGAAAATATTACAGATGAGCTTAAGAGAACATTTAGACCCGAGTTCTTAAACCGAATAGATGAGGTTATAGTGTTTCATCCACTTAATGAAGAGCATATTAAGAAAATAGTTAATATAATGATTAAGGATTTAGAAAAGAGACTAGAAAGACTTAATCTGCATATTGATATTAGTGAAAGTGCAAGAGACCATATTGGAAAAGAAGGCTTTGATCCATCTTTTGGAGCGAGACCACTTGAAAGAGCTATTAGAAAGCTAATAGAGGATCAATTATCAGAAGAAATGCTTAAAGGCAATGTAAGCAAGAATGATGTAATTCTAATAGATTATAACGGAGAAAAGCTCACCTTCAACAAACAATAG